GTCGTGCCCCGGCGCTTGTTCAGCTCCAGGAACAGGCGCATCAGGCGCGACCCCATTTCCGGGTCGACATTCCCGGTCGGCTCGTCAGCAATCAGGATGTCCGGCTGGGTCACGACGGCGCGCGCGATGGCGACGCGCTGCTGTTCCCCGCCTGACAGCGTCGGCGGGCGGGCATGCAGGCGCTTGCCAAGACCCACCCAGGCCAGCAATTCCTCCACATCGGCCCGGTAGTCGGCATCCTTGCGGCCCACAACGCGCAGCGGCAGGGCAACATTCTCATATGCTGACAGGTGTTCCAGCAGGCGGAACTCCTGAAAGACGACCCCCACCCGACGGCGCATCGCCGACAGCTGGTCGCGGGCCAGGCGCCCCGTAGGGCGGCCAAACAGGGAAACGTCGCCCCGTGTCGGCTTCAGCGCCAGGTACAACAGTTTGAGAAGGCTGGATTTTCCAGCACCGGACGCGCCTGTCAGGAAAGTGAAAGATCCCTGTTTCAGGCTGAGATCAATACCGCTAAGAACGTCATCCGAAGTGTCGTAGCGTAACGACACGTTATCCAGACGCACAGCAATATCGTCAAAAGGGTCGAGTCTCGAGAGGTTCATCGGCTCCATCGATTGGCCCGGATGGCTGGATTATTGAGGCGAATTGCAGGAAAGACCAAGGCATGATCCTCACCTGCCCGAAATGTGAGACACAGTATTTCGCCGATGACTCAACAATCGGTGAAAGCGGCCGCACTGTGAAGTGCGCCGCCTGCGGGCATTCGTGGTTTGTCGCCCCGATCGGGCTGGAAACAGACAAGGCCGGCGCCAGCCCGGCAGCCGCCCATGAAATCTACCGCGAACGGGTGCGCGAACAGCGCCGCCGCAAAAGCCGCACGGCAGCCCTGCTCTCCTGGATCGGCACGGCGGTCCTGTTCTTTGTGCTGGGCGTCGCCGCCATCATGTTCCGCAATGATGTGGTGAAAGTGCTTCCGCAAGCGGCCGGCGCCTACAAGATGGCCGGCTTCACGGTGAACCGGTTCGGCATCGAATTCGCCGATATCGAACGCTCGCGGACCTTCAACGACACGATCCCCGTCGTCACCGTCTCCGGCCGGGCCGAAAACGTGGCCCGCTCCACGGTCAACACCCCGCTGGTGAAGGTCGACCTGAAAGACGAGCGCGGCCGGACCGTCGCCACCCGGTATGGTGCGATCCAGCCGGCCCGCCTGTCCGCCGGATCCGACGGCCGTTTCCAGGTCGTGCTGGAACAGGCCCCCATGGAAAGCTTCCAGATCGAATTGTCCCTGGTCGACAGGGCGGACGCCCCCAGGGACGCCCTGGCGCCCCCGGACGACGAGGCGGCGCCTGAAACGCCCGACGGA
This is a stretch of genomic DNA from Hyphomonas adhaerens MHS-3. It encodes these proteins:
- the ftsE gene encoding cell division ATP-binding protein FtsE; the encoded protein is MNLSRLDPFDDIAVRLDNVSLRYDTSDDVLSGIDLSLKQGSFTFLTGASGAGKSSLLKLLYLALKPTRGDVSLFGRPTGRLARDQLSAMRRRVGVVFQEFRLLEHLSAYENVALPLRVVGRKDADYRADVEELLAWVGLGKRLHARPPTLSGGEQQRVAIARAVVTQPDILIADEPTGNVDPEMGSRLMRLFLELNKRRGTTVIIATHDLGLVRQVEAPVYRLNNGLLVRDVEYGGDGMAGRRRTDPTKAED
- a CDS encoding zinc-ribbon domain-containing protein, with product MILTCPKCETQYFADDSTIGESGRTVKCAACGHSWFVAPIGLETDKAGASPAAAHEIYRERVREQRRRKSRTAALLSWIGTAVLFFVLGVAAIMFRNDVVKVLPQAAGAYKMAGFTVNRFGIEFADIERSRTFNDTIPVVTVSGRAENVARSTVNTPLVKVDLKDERGRTVATRYGAIQPARLSAGSDGRFQVVLEQAPMESFQIELSLVDRADAPRDALAPPDDEAAPETPDGNETE